In a genomic window of Streptomyces koelreuteriae:
- a CDS encoding phosphodiesterase encodes MLVLAHISDLHLDGSARATERAERVRDRLRELPGRVEALLVTGDIADHGTESEYEEAARLLGLRDGDAPFPVLTCPGNHDSRAPYRKALLGLPGAEGPVNSVQVFEDGAVLMCDSSVPGSDDGELDEETYDWIEATLDELDGGLPALLAFHHPPVALHHPLPDSCRLRRPDRLASLLARRPEIAGLITGHAHTPAATSFAGRPLVTGPGVTWTLRLPWEGDQVADRDAPPGLAFHVLDDAGRLTSHFRVVM; translated from the coding sequence GTGCTCGTACTGGCACACATCAGCGATCTGCATCTCGACGGGAGCGCGCGGGCGACGGAGCGTGCCGAGCGTGTCCGCGACCGTCTGCGGGAACTGCCGGGGCGCGTCGAAGCGCTGCTGGTGACCGGGGACATCGCGGACCACGGCACGGAGTCCGAGTACGAGGAGGCGGCCCGTCTGCTGGGGCTGCGCGACGGCGACGCCCCGTTCCCGGTGCTGACCTGCCCGGGCAACCACGACAGCCGCGCCCCCTATCGCAAGGCGCTGCTGGGCCTGCCCGGGGCCGAGGGGCCGGTCAACAGCGTGCAGGTCTTCGAGGACGGCGCCGTGCTGATGTGCGACTCCAGCGTCCCGGGGAGCGACGACGGGGAGCTGGACGAGGAGACGTACGACTGGATCGAGGCGACCCTGGACGAACTCGACGGCGGCCTTCCGGCGCTGCTCGCCTTCCACCACCCGCCGGTGGCGCTGCACCACCCGCTGCCCGACTCCTGCCGGCTGCGCCGACCCGACCGGCTGGCCTCGCTGCTGGCGCGCCGACCCGAGATCGCCGGGCTGATCACCGGCCACGCCCACACCCCCGCCGCCACCTCGTTCGCGGGGCGGCCGCTGGTCACCGGCCCCGGTGTGACATGGACGCTGCGGCTGCCCTGGGAGGGCGACCAGGTCGCGGACCGGGACGCGCCGCCCGGACTCGCCTTCCATGTCCTGGACGACGCGGGCCGGCTCACGAGCCACTTCCGGGTGGTCATGTGA
- the cyc2 gene encoding germacradienol/geosmin synthase Cyc2, with amino-acid sequence MTQPFELPHFYMPHPARLNPHLEEARAHSTRWAREMGMLEGSGVWEQADLDAHDYGLLCAYTHPDCDGPALSLVTDWYVWVFFFDDHFLEKYKRSQDRLAGKAHLDRLPLFMPLDLSTPVPEPENPVEAGLADLWARTVPKMSGDWRRRFAVATEHLLNESMWELSNINEGRISNPVEYIEMRRKVGGAPWSAGLVEYATAEVPAAVAGSRPLRVLMETFSDAVHLRNDLFSYQREVEDEGELSNGVLVLETFFGCTTQEAADTVNDVLTSRLHQFEHTAFTEVPAVALDKGLTPGEVAAVAAYTKGLQDWQSGGHEWHLRSSRYMNENARGSKPWPGCSGMGTSAADVRTLLASTGVERLRSYTHVPYQKVGPSQIPDIRMPFPLSLSPHLDDARRNLRHWADRVGILAEGVWDEDKLRAYDLALCSAGLDPDATPEALDLSAQWLAWGTYGDDYYPLVYGHRRDLAAARLTTARLSDCMPVDGEAPPVPVNAMERGLADLWLRTTAGMTPEARRTLKDAVDVMTESWVWELSNQLQNRVPDPVDYLEMRRATFGSDLTLSMCRMGHGPAVPPEVYRSGPVRSLENAAIDFACLINDVFSYQKEIEYEGEIHNAILVVQSFFGCDYPAALGVVHDLMSQRMRQFEHVVEHELPILYDDFQLSAEARAVMAEYVTDLRNWLAGILHWHQQVDRYKADWLARRAHGFLPDRAPAVPVPALG; translated from the coding sequence ATGACGCAGCCGTTCGAACTCCCGCACTTCTACATGCCGCACCCCGCGCGGCTGAACCCCCATCTCGAGGAGGCCCGCGCCCACTCGACCCGGTGGGCGCGCGAGATGGGCATGCTGGAGGGATCCGGCGTCTGGGAGCAGGCCGACCTCGACGCGCACGACTACGGCCTGCTCTGCGCGTACACCCACCCCGACTGCGACGGCCCGGCCCTCTCCCTCGTCACCGACTGGTATGTGTGGGTCTTCTTCTTCGACGACCACTTCCTGGAGAAGTACAAGCGCAGCCAGGACCGCCTCGCCGGCAAGGCCCATCTGGACCGGTTGCCGCTGTTCATGCCGCTGGACCTCTCGACTCCCGTGCCGGAACCGGAGAACCCCGTCGAGGCGGGCCTCGCCGATCTGTGGGCGCGCACCGTGCCGAAGATGTCGGGGGACTGGCGCCGCCGCTTCGCCGTGGCCACCGAGCATCTGCTGAACGAGTCCATGTGGGAGCTGTCCAACATCAACGAGGGGCGGATCTCCAACCCCGTCGAATACATCGAGATGCGCCGCAAGGTGGGCGGCGCCCCCTGGTCGGCGGGGCTCGTGGAGTACGCGACCGCCGAAGTGCCCGCCGCCGTCGCCGGATCGAGGCCGCTGCGGGTGCTGATGGAGACGTTCTCCGACGCCGTGCATCTGCGCAACGACCTGTTCTCCTACCAGCGGGAGGTCGAGGACGAGGGCGAGCTCAGCAACGGCGTGCTCGTCCTGGAGACCTTCTTCGGCTGCACCACCCAGGAGGCCGCCGACACCGTCAACGACGTCCTCACCTCCCGCCTCCACCAGTTCGAGCACACGGCGTTCACCGAAGTGCCCGCGGTGGCGCTGGACAAGGGCCTCACCCCGGGCGAGGTGGCGGCCGTCGCGGCGTACACCAAGGGGCTGCAGGACTGGCAGTCCGGCGGCCACGAGTGGCATCTGCGCTCCAGCCGCTACATGAACGAGAACGCGCGCGGCAGCAAGCCCTGGCCGGGCTGCAGCGGCATGGGCACCTCCGCCGCCGACGTCCGCACCCTGCTCGCCTCCACCGGCGTCGAGCGGCTCCGCTCCTACACACACGTGCCGTATCAGAAGGTCGGGCCCTCCCAAATCCCCGACATCCGCATGCCGTTCCCGCTGTCCCTCAGCCCGCACCTCGACGACGCCCGCCGGAATCTGCGCCACTGGGCGGACCGCGTGGGCATCCTCGCCGAGGGCGTCTGGGACGAGGACAAGCTCAGGGCCTACGACCTCGCGCTCTGCTCGGCGGGCCTCGACCCCGACGCCACACCGGAGGCCCTCGACCTCAGCGCACAGTGGCTCGCCTGGGGCACCTACGGCGACGACTACTACCCGCTGGTCTACGGGCACCGGCGTGACCTGGCGGCCGCCCGGCTGACCACGGCCCGTCTGTCCGACTGCATGCCGGTCGACGGCGAGGCACCGCCGGTCCCGGTCAACGCCATGGAGCGGGGCCTGGCCGACCTGTGGCTGCGCACCACCGCGGGCATGACGCCCGAGGCGCGGCGCACCCTGAAGGACGCGGTGGACGTCATGACCGAGAGCTGGGTCTGGGAGCTGTCCAACCAGCTGCAGAACCGCGTCCCCGACCCGGTCGACTACCTGGAGATGCGCCGCGCGACCTTCGGCTCCGACCTCACCCTCAGCATGTGCCGGATGGGCCACGGCCCGGCCGTCCCGCCCGAGGTCTACCGCAGCGGCCCGGTCCGCTCCCTGGAGAACGCCGCGATCGACTTCGCGTGCCTCATCAACGACGTCTTCTCGTACCAGAAGGAGATCGAGTACGAGGGCGAGATCCACAACGCGATCCTCGTCGTGCAGTCCTTCTTCGGCTGCGACTACCCGGCCGCGCTCGGCGTCGTGCACGACCTGATGAGCCAGCGCATGCGGCAGTTCGAGCACGTGGTCGAACACGAACTGCCCATCCTGTACGACGACTTCCAGCTCTCGGCCGAGGCGCGCGCCGTCATGGCGGAGTACGTCACGGACCTGCGGAACTGGCTGGCGGGCATCCTGCACTGGCACCAGCAGGTGGACCGCTACAAGGCCGACTGGCTGGCCCGCCGCGCCCACGGCTTCCTCCCGGACCGGGCCCCCGCCGTGCCGGTGCCCGCCCTCGGCTGA
- a CDS encoding aminopeptidase P family protein has product MTGSTAASFTADDYRARMERAALTAAEAGLAGLLVAPGPDLVWLTGYTPPAVTERLTLLVLAAGQDPVLVVPALEAPDAHKAAGAPALTLRDWTDGKDPYAATAALLDASGRFGISDNAWALHLLALRQALPGSSYASLTEALPMLRAVKDAAELELMAAAGAAADATFDEIRNVPFAGRRESEVAADLDRRLRRHGHEQVDFTIVASGPNGANPHHEAGDRVIERGDMVVLDFGGLKDGYGSDTSRTVHVGEPTDEERSVHDLVRAAQEAGFRAVRPGATCQDVDRAARAVIADAGYGEYFIHRTGHGIGVTTHEPPYMIEGELQPLVPGMCFSVEPGVYLPGRFGVRIEDIVTVTEDGGRRLNTTSRELVTVE; this is encoded by the coding sequence ATGACCGGAAGCACGGCCGCGTCCTTCACCGCCGACGACTACCGGGCCCGCATGGAGCGCGCCGCCCTTACGGCAGCAGAGGCCGGTCTCGCGGGCCTGCTGGTGGCCCCGGGCCCGGACCTGGTCTGGCTCACCGGCTACACGCCCCCAGCGGTCACCGAGCGGCTCACCCTGCTGGTCCTCGCCGCCGGACAGGACCCCGTCCTCGTCGTCCCCGCCCTGGAGGCCCCGGACGCGCACAAGGCGGCCGGCGCGCCCGCCCTGACCCTGCGTGACTGGACCGACGGCAAGGACCCCTACGCCGCCACCGCCGCCCTGCTCGACGCCTCGGGCCGGTTCGGCATCAGCGACAACGCCTGGGCGCTGCACCTGCTGGCCTTGCGGCAGGCCCTGCCCGGCAGTTCCTACGCCTCGCTCACCGAGGCCCTGCCCATGCTGCGCGCCGTCAAGGACGCGGCCGAGCTGGAGCTCATGGCGGCCGCGGGAGCCGCCGCCGACGCCACGTTCGACGAGATCCGGAACGTCCCGTTCGCCGGGCGCCGGGAATCCGAGGTCGCCGCGGACCTCGACCGGCGTCTGCGCCGGCACGGACACGAACAGGTCGACTTCACCATCGTCGCCTCCGGCCCCAACGGCGCCAACCCGCACCACGAGGCCGGCGACCGCGTCATCGAACGCGGCGACATGGTCGTCCTCGACTTCGGCGGCCTGAAGGACGGCTACGGCTCCGACACCTCCCGCACCGTCCATGTCGGCGAACCCACCGACGAGGAACGCTCCGTGCACGACCTCGTGCGCGCGGCCCAGGAGGCCGGCTTCCGCGCCGTACGGCCCGGGGCCACCTGCCAGGATGTCGACCGGGCCGCCCGCGCGGTCATCGCCGACGCCGGCTACGGCGAGTACTTCATCCACCGCACCGGACACGGCATCGGCGTCACCACCCACGAACCGCCCTACATGATCGAGGGCGAGTTGCAGCCCCTCGTGCCCGGCATGTGCTTCTCCGTGGAACCCGGCGTCTATCTGCCGGGCCGGTTCGGCGTGCGCATCGAGGACATCGTGACCGTCACCGAGGACGGCGGGCGGCGCCTGAACACCACCTCCCGCGAGCTGGTCACAGTGGAGTGA
- a CDS encoding aminoglycoside phosphotransferase family protein, translating into MTQAPTPTADTVRRLVQSLLKDKKDKKDRDGKETKRGREGTGPDVRPAAPGAEPATWWVGSRHVLRLAPDREATVRQRRELRLRDLVRPHLPMAVPASVAHGEWAAGLTYTLDTKVPGGSGQEHDVSAVGEADLAALLTGLREVPVRQAETLGVPRAAPRSLEALRRAAVRAAELCADADEFDAARLHQLTQAAAAQLAAQSGSAVLTHHALTGGHLVVSADGRVRGVLGWGGAVVGDPAEDIAGLSLAVGSPAAVRAATLAGYGARPCLRGLWLARCDSVVHLAEALTGGDARRLGASRTRLRHAWEPILLERVTDLRETDDDAL; encoded by the coding sequence ATGACCCAGGCACCGACACCCACCGCGGACACCGTCCGCAGGCTGGTCCAGTCCCTCCTCAAGGACAAGAAGGACAAGAAGGACAGGGATGGCAAGGAGACGAAGCGGGGCAGGGAAGGCACCGGCCCCGACGTCCGGCCCGCCGCCCCGGGCGCCGAACCCGCCACCTGGTGGGTCGGCAGCCGCCATGTGCTGCGCCTGGCCCCCGACCGCGAGGCCACCGTGCGCCAGCGCCGCGAACTGCGCCTGCGCGACCTCGTCCGCCCGCACCTCCCGATGGCGGTGCCGGCCAGCGTGGCGCACGGCGAGTGGGCGGCCGGGCTGACCTACACGCTGGACACCAAGGTGCCGGGCGGCTCGGGGCAGGAGCACGACGTGTCCGCCGTCGGCGAGGCCGACCTCGCGGCACTGCTCACCGGGCTGCGCGAGGTGCCGGTCCGGCAGGCCGAGACCCTCGGTGTGCCGCGCGCCGCGCCGCGCTCCCTGGAGGCACTGCGCCGGGCCGCCGTACGCGCCGCCGAACTGTGCGCCGACGCCGACGAGTTCGACGCCGCGCGCCTGCACCAGCTCACCCAGGCCGCCGCGGCCCAGCTCGCCGCCCAGTCCGGCTCGGCCGTCCTCACCCACCACGCCCTCACCGGCGGCCATCTCGTGGTCAGCGCCGACGGCCGGGTGCGCGGCGTCCTCGGCTGGGGCGGCGCGGTCGTCGGCGACCCGGCCGAGGACATCGCGGGCCTCTCACTCGCCGTCGGCTCACCCGCCGCCGTACGCGCCGCCACCCTCGCCGGCTACGGCGCCCGGCCCTGTCTGCGCGGACTGTGGCTCGCCCGCTGCGACAGCGTCGTCCACCTCGCCGAGGCCCTCACGGGCGGCGACGCGCGCCGGCTCGGCGCGTCGCGGACACGGCTGCGCCACGCCTGGGAGCCGATCCTGCTGGAACGCGTGACGGACCTGCGCGAGACGGACGACGACGCCCTGTAG
- a CDS encoding PDZ domain-containing protein gives MEQTALRPKPMPGREPGAAAPATEAGPDRPRPRAARRRGRRLVNALFAAFLGAVLVLSGIGLAAVGSTVAATGEVLGPRGWHKPSPSGPSPSAAASVPAAVTLGVQVMDARKPGALVVGIQVPGPGHAAGLERGDLLLVFGRTRIDTAADLARAVARARPGSEVRLTVRHRGGGYQQLTVVPAVVT, from the coding sequence ATGGAACAGACCGCGCTGCGACCCAAGCCGATGCCCGGTCGGGAACCCGGCGCGGCGGCGCCGGCCACCGAGGCCGGCCCGGACCGGCCGCGCCCGCGCGCCGCCCGGCGGCGCGGCCGGCGGCTCGTCAACGCCCTGTTCGCCGCCTTCCTGGGCGCGGTGCTCGTCCTCTCCGGGATCGGCCTCGCGGCGGTGGGCAGCACGGTGGCCGCCACGGGCGAGGTCCTCGGCCCGCGAGGGTGGCACAAGCCGTCGCCTTCCGGGCCCTCGCCGTCCGCCGCCGCGTCCGTGCCCGCCGCCGTGACGCTCGGCGTACAGGTCATGGACGCCCGGAAGCCGGGAGCCCTGGTCGTCGGCATCCAGGTCCCCGGCCCGGGACACGCGGCGGGCCTGGAGCGCGGCGATCTGCTCCTCGTCTTCGGGAGGACCCGCATCGACACGGCCGCCGACCTGGCCCGGGCCGTCGCCCGCGCCCGGCCCGGCTCCGAGGTCCGGCTGACGGTGCGGCACCGCGGGGGCGGCTACCAGCAGCTGACGGTCGTACCCGCCGTCGTCACATGA